In one window of Pseudodesulfovibrio sediminis DNA:
- a CDS encoding LPS-assembly protein LptD produces MKKRSRISILAGMLVILVLCLPWTLVGKSAEVNTVRKYVPDAPVKTPEMNEWVFSADRVVGDHTSEYIEAFGNCSLSLGEDQLRADFARYYQSTGWVFLKGNIRANWGSDFIQADEGEFDLNTMTGWLKNGKLFMAKPHVYVEAERVGKTQGDTYTFKNAKVTSCSGEKPAWSVTTEEGDVTLDGRVHLYRSAFRIKDIPVFYWPYMALPGKKKRQSGFLMPYVSSSKKLGLQVNQPYYWVINDEMDATFYQNYMSKRGYMQGVEFRHAEDASTKGLWKADFMQDAVRATKESDEWDDYDSDGLTRSNRDRWWIRSKYDGWLGSPKWQVKLDLDVVSDQNYLRDFQDGPTGFDRTRDDFLDAFGRDIENKDSLERLNTAYISRSWNRFGLVGLAQYDQNLAYRNKNGTSSEDPTVQTLPQISGFAFQQSLLGLGLEGSFDTEYSYFHREYGNAGHRFRAVPELKMPIKTSMVTLIPSLSADHTSYNLTSHEKTGDISYIDTGGRTQVVDTNKIKDGYQSRTTWAGGLTAFSEMSKVFNTGDDLSAEPGLAGTSRWTRLKHSVVPRVQYRYTPRITGQSSLPYFDSKDRLEGDNRITYSLTNVLDRRRDRVSLAPGEDEAPSARVVSDYLDFLMFRVEQSYDVFEAERKDDLSTYKRRPFSDVMAELKIKPENWIDLLTRNWFSPYLGDMTQSETSVRLHKDGLGSFTVGYDFQERIDEYLRARTDRMSIVRLGAEWEMTDSLTLAAKYRHDFESERDLERTLKLSWAAECYSLYFSFTQKPSDNRYEVGFDLLSF; encoded by the coding sequence TTGAAGAAAAGGTCGCGCATATCGATTCTGGCCGGGATGCTTGTCATCCTGGTGCTGTGCCTGCCGTGGACGCTTGTCGGTAAGTCGGCAGAGGTGAACACGGTCAGAAAATACGTGCCGGATGCTCCGGTCAAGACACCCGAGATGAACGAGTGGGTCTTTTCGGCCGACCGGGTGGTGGGCGACCATACCAGCGAATATATCGAAGCGTTCGGCAACTGCTCCCTGAGCCTGGGAGAAGATCAGCTTCGGGCCGACTTTGCCCGCTATTATCAGTCCACGGGCTGGGTGTTCCTCAAGGGAAATATCCGCGCCAACTGGGGGAGCGACTTTATTCAGGCCGACGAAGGCGAGTTCGACCTGAACACCATGACCGGCTGGCTCAAGAACGGGAAACTGTTCATGGCCAAACCCCATGTCTATGTGGAAGCCGAGCGCGTGGGCAAGACGCAGGGCGACACGTATACGTTCAAGAATGCCAAGGTCACATCCTGTTCAGGCGAGAAACCCGCCTGGTCCGTGACCACGGAAGAGGGCGACGTGACCCTGGACGGACGGGTGCATCTCTATCGTTCCGCATTTCGTATCAAGGACATCCCGGTTTTCTACTGGCCGTACATGGCCCTGCCCGGCAAGAAAAAGCGGCAAAGTGGTTTTCTGATGCCATACGTGTCTTCCAGCAAGAAGCTCGGCCTTCAGGTGAACCAGCCGTATTACTGGGTCATCAACGACGAGATGGACGCGACATTTTATCAGAATTACATGAGCAAGCGTGGCTACATGCAGGGCGTGGAGTTCAGACACGCTGAGGACGCCTCCACCAAAGGGTTGTGGAAGGCGGATTTCATGCAGGACGCTGTCCGGGCCACCAAGGAAAGCGACGAGTGGGATGATTACGACAGTGACGGGTTGACCCGGTCCAATCGTGATCGTTGGTGGATCAGAAGTAAATACGATGGCTGGCTCGGCAGCCCGAAATGGCAGGTCAAGCTCGACCTGGACGTGGTCTCCGACCAGAACTATCTGCGTGATTTTCAGGATGGCCCCACCGGATTTGATCGGACCAGAGACGATTTTCTCGACGCCTTTGGCCGCGATATCGAAAACAAGGACTCTCTGGAACGGTTGAACACGGCATACATCAGCCGCAGCTGGAACAGATTCGGCCTGGTGGGATTGGCCCAGTATGATCAGAACCTCGCCTATCGCAACAAGAACGGTACGTCGAGCGAGGACCCGACAGTCCAGACGTTGCCGCAGATCAGCGGGTTCGCCTTTCAGCAGTCCCTGCTCGGCCTTGGGCTGGAAGGTTCGTTTGACACCGAATACAGTTATTTCCACAGGGAATACGGCAACGCAGGGCACCGTTTCCGGGCAGTGCCTGAGCTGAAGATGCCCATCAAGACATCCATGGTGACCCTGATCCCGTCACTTTCTGCAGACCATACTTCCTACAATCTCACTTCGCATGAAAAAACCGGTGACATTTCATATATAGACACCGGCGGCAGGACGCAGGTGGTCGACACCAACAAGATCAAGGACGGCTATCAGAGCCGCACGACCTGGGCCGGTGGATTGACCGCTTTTTCGGAGATGTCCAAAGTCTTCAACACGGGAGACGACCTGTCGGCCGAGCCTGGGTTGGCCGGAACATCCCGCTGGACACGGCTCAAACATTCGGTGGTTCCCCGTGTGCAATATCGGTATACGCCGAGAATAACAGGCCAGTCTTCGCTGCCGTATTTTGATTCGAAAGACCGCCTGGAAGGGGATAACAGGATTACGTACTCCCTGACCAACGTGCTGGATAGACGCCGTGATCGGGTGTCCCTTGCACCGGGTGAGGACGAAGCGCCTTCGGCTCGGGTCGTCAGCGACTATCTCGATTTTCTCATGTTCCGCGTGGAGCAGTCCTATGATGTGTTTGAGGCTGAACGCAAGGATGACCTCTCCACGTACAAACGGCGTCCGTTCTCCGATGTCATGGCCGAGCTGAAAATCAAGCCGGAAAACTGGATTGATCTGTTGACCCGGAACTGGTTCTCTCCCTATCTTGGAGATATGACCCAGAGTGAGACATCTGTCAGGCTGCACAAGGATGGACTGGGTTCGTTTACCGTGGGATATGATTTTCAGGAGCGCATAGACGAGTATCTGCGTGCCCGGACCGACCGTATGTCCATCGTTCGTCTTGGCGCCGAATGGGAGATGACCGATTCATTGACCCTCGCTGCCAAGTACCGTCATGACTTCGAGTCTGAAAGAGATCTGGAGCGCACCCTTAAACTGAGCTGGGCGGCCGAGTGCTATTCGCTCTATTTTTCCTTTACGCAGAAGCCCAGCGACAATCGGTACGAAGTCGGATTCGACCTGTTGAGTTTCTAG
- the rfaD gene encoding ADP-glyceromanno-heptose 6-epimerase — MYIVTGGAGFIGSAMVWKLNQLGIEDILIVDNLSSSEKWNNLVGLRYQDYLHRDQFLKFILEGDDPFETEAVIHMGACSSTTELDADFLMENNYRYTQYVCRFCMKHDARFINASSAATYGNGEYGFNDDHEGIDRLRPLNMYGYSKQLFDIWAKDSGILDQIVSLKFFNVFGPNEYHKDDMKSVICKAHKQILETGQLKLFKSYRDEYPHGGQKRDFVYIKDCVDIMAWFLDNPDTGGIFNIGTGSARTWNDLANAVFAALEKEPVIEYIPMPESIRDKYQYFTQADMDKLKSVGCDVKMTSLEDGAKDYVQNYLNKDNSYLMSR; from the coding sequence GAAGATATTCTGATCGTGGACAATCTTTCTTCCAGTGAAAAGTGGAATAATCTGGTTGGTTTGCGATATCAGGATTATCTGCATCGGGACCAGTTTCTCAAGTTTATTCTTGAAGGCGATGACCCGTTCGAGACCGAAGCTGTCATCCATATGGGTGCCTGTTCTTCCACCACGGAGCTTGATGCGGACTTTCTCATGGAGAACAACTACCGCTACACACAATATGTCTGCCGTTTCTGCATGAAACACGATGCCCGATTTATCAACGCCTCTTCTGCCGCCACCTATGGGAATGGTGAATATGGGTTCAACGACGATCATGAGGGCATTGACAGGCTTCGTCCCCTGAACATGTACGGGTATTCAAAGCAGCTCTTTGATATCTGGGCCAAGGATTCCGGTATCCTCGATCAGATTGTCAGCCTCAAATTTTTCAACGTGTTCGGCCCCAATGAATATCATAAGGACGACATGAAGTCGGTCATCTGCAAGGCGCACAAGCAGATTCTGGAAACCGGCCAGCTCAAACTGTTCAAATCCTACCGCGACGAATATCCGCACGGTGGGCAGAAACGGGACTTTGTCTACATCAAGGATTGCGTGGATATTATGGCCTGGTTCCTGGACAATCCTGATACCGGGGGTATTTTCAATATCGGTACGGGAAGTGCAAGAACCTGGAATGATTTGGCAAATGCAGTATTTGCCGCACTTGAAAAGGAGCCTGTTATTGAGTATATCCCCATGCCTGAGTCGATTCGTGATAAATATCAATATTTTACACAGGCAGACATGGATAAGCTCAAGTCCGTGGGATGTGACGTAAAAATGACGAGTCTGGAAGATGGGGCCAAAGACTACGTGCAGAATTATCTCAACAAGGACAATTCGTACCTGATGTCCAGGTAG